The DNA region TACGTTTAGATATCGGTTTTACTGGAGCGGAAGAAGCAAAAATGACCCGTAACCCTTATGGAATCAAAATAGAAATCAATATGAGTACCGGTACAAGTTATGTTGATAATATCATGAGCTATTCACCTAACACGGAGAATTTATTAGGTTCACATAATTTTTATCCGCACCGCTATTCAGGTTTAAGTTATGATCACTTTGTTTTTTGTTCTGAGAAATTCAGAAAATATAATTTAAATACAATGGCCTTTGTGAATTCACATGACGCAACGTTTGGTCCGTGGCCGACACAAGATGGCTTGTGTTCGCTAGAAGATCATCGTGATCTTGAAATTGCTACACAAGTAAAACATCTTGTTTTAACGGGCTTGATCGATGATATTTTAGTAGGGAACGCTTATGCTTCAGAAGCTGAATTAAAAGCAATGGCAGAGGCCTTCAATGCCGAATATCCTTCTGTAAAAGTAGATGTCGCAGCTGATATTTCAGATGATGAAAAAGAAGTTTTATTTACTAGTCTGCACAGTTACCGCGGTGATCGCTCAGAATATATTTTACGTTCTACAATGACCCGTATCCATTTCAAAGATCGTGAATTTCCAGCGCATAATACGATCGACATGACTAAAGGTGATGTTTTGATCGACAATGTGGGTTATGGTCAATATAAAGGAGAAACACAAATTGCACTGAAGCCAATGAAAAACGATGGTCGGGTAAATGTGGTTGGCCGTATCTCTGATGACGAACTATTTTTATTAGACTTTCTAAAACCATGGTCAAGTTTTAAATTGATCGAAAACAAAAAATAATTGAAAAAACAATGAAATTGAGACAGAAGAGTTGAGCTTATTTTCTAGGCCTTCAAGTCTTAGTGCTTCAGCAGTTACAATTTGGCTAGCCGGTATGGTTGAAGCTTAGTATTTACTTTTGTTTTCACTGTTTATTCATTTTTAAAGGAACTGGGTCGTAACTTGTAGAGTTATGTCTCAGTCCTTTTTTTGTTCATTCTGCGTAAATAGCTATTCCTTTTGGTATAATAGGTAAAATGAGGTGGTAGTATTGGAGAAGGAATTAAGTATTTTATTGTCGAAACTTCAAGGGATCGCACAGACTGGTAAACAGTTTGGCAAAGATATTTTTGATCAAGAACGATACGAGGAACTCTCGATCGTTGCTAAAGAACTCACTCACTTACTATATCCGGAGTTATCTGAACAAGAACTTATGATATTTTTCGACAAAGATGAAGGGTATGCGATACCCAAAGTCGATATTCGAGCAGTTGTTTTCAATCAAGAAGGTAAATTATTATTGGTTAAAGAAAAAAGTGATGATTCTTGGGCTTTACCGGGTGGTTGGGCTGATATCGGGTATTCTCCCAAAGAAGTTGCGGAAAAAGAAGTTCTCGAAGAGACAGGACTAAAAGTCAAAGCGGAACGACTAATAGCAGTTTTAGATAAAGCCAAACATGAATACCCGCCATCATTGACCTATGTGTATAAATTTTTTATACGATGTCAGCCAGTTAGTCAAAAAATCAAGCCGGGTATTGAAACAAGTGCCGCAGCTTTTTTTACACTTGAAGAAATTTACTCACTGAAACTTTCTGAAGCGCGAACGATCAAACAAAATTATGAGATGCTTTTTCATGATTACCAGCATGAAAAAAGTGAAATGATTTGTGATTAAGATTGCGAAAAAGAGAATAAAACTTTATACTATTTAAGGATTTAAAAAGTGAATAATACGTTGAGAGAAATGGTGATTCTCAATGATAAAGCACTATTATGAAGTAAGGGGTCAGTAAATGAAAAAAATAGTAAAGATATTGATTGCCGTTTTTGTGGTCATCACGATCATCTTGATCGGCGCAGGGATGTACTTCTATAATTACGCAGTGGTTCCCTCTGAAAAAGATTTTTTAGCAGGAGATACTCCAGGCACTAATATAGAGGCAAAAAGTCCAGAAGAACAGTGGTTCAAAGATGATCAAAACCGTTCTTATTGGTCAATAAAATCGGAAGATGGATTAAAGCTTCATGCCATCTATTTGCCAGCGGATGACAAAACGGATAAAAATGTGATTATGGCTCATGGTTATATGGGAACCGCAGAAACAATGGCGAAGTTTGCAAAAATGTATCACGACTGGGGATATAATGTTTTAGTTCCTGATGCTCGCGGACATGGTGAAAGTGAAGGAGAATATATCGGCTTTGGCTGGCCGGAACGTAAAGATTATCTTAACTGGATCGACCAAATGATCGAAAAAAATGGAGAAAATGCACAAATCACATTATATGGGATTAGTATGGGCGGGGCGACAGTCATGATGACAAGTGGTGAAAAATTGCCTCAAAATGTTAAGGCGATCGTTGAAGATTGTGGCTATTCTTCAGTCAATGATGAATTGACTTATCAATTGAAAGACATGTTTAATTTACCGGCCTTTCCATTGATTCCAGTAACAAGTATGATCACTAAAATTCGTGCAGGCTATTTCTTTGGTGAAGCAAGTTCTGTTGCGCAATTGAAAAAAAATAAAACACCGATGCTATTTATTCATGGTGATGCTGATACATTTGTCCCATTTGAAATGCTGGATGAGGTGTATAATGCAACTGACGCACCAAAAGAAAAATATGTTGTTGAAGGTGCTGAACACGCGAAGGCCTATTCTATTGATCCAAAAGGCTACAAGGAAGA from Enterococcus sp. 9D6_DIV0238 includes:
- a CDS encoding DUF871 domain-containing protein, with the translated sequence MGKLGISIYPERSTFEKDKEYLDLAHKYGFKRVFTSLLQITENKEKVLAEFKKVVDYANSLGMEVMVDINPALFEQLEISYDDLSFFNEMGAYGVRLDIGFTGAEEAKMTRNPYGIKIEINMSTGTSYVDNIMSYSPNTENLLGSHNFYPHRYSGLSYDHFVFCSEKFRKYNLNTMAFVNSHDATFGPWPTQDGLCSLEDHRDLEIATQVKHLVLTGLIDDILVGNAYASEAELKAMAEAFNAEYPSVKVDVAADISDDEKEVLFTSLHSYRGDRSEYILRSTMTRIHFKDREFPAHNTIDMTKGDVLIDNVGYGQYKGETQIALKPMKNDGRVNVVGRISDDELFLLDFLKPWSSFKLIENKK
- a CDS encoding NUDIX hydrolase N-terminal domain-containing protein, translating into MVVLEKELSILLSKLQGIAQTGKQFGKDIFDQERYEELSIVAKELTHLLYPELSEQELMIFFDKDEGYAIPKVDIRAVVFNQEGKLLLVKEKSDDSWALPGGWADIGYSPKEVAEKEVLEETGLKVKAERLIAVLDKAKHEYPPSLTYVYKFFIRCQPVSQKIKPGIETSAAAFFTLEEIYSLKLSEARTIKQNYEMLFHDYQHEKSEMICD
- a CDS encoding alpha/beta hydrolase, yielding MKKIVKILIAVFVVITIILIGAGMYFYNYAVVPSEKDFLAGDTPGTNIEAKSPEEQWFKDDQNRSYWSIKSEDGLKLHAIYLPADDKTDKNVIMAHGYMGTAETMAKFAKMYHDWGYNVLVPDARGHGESEGEYIGFGWPERKDYLNWIDQMIEKNGENAQITLYGISMGGATVMMTSGEKLPQNVKAIVEDCGYSSVNDELTYQLKDMFNLPAFPLIPVTSMITKIRAGYFFGEASSVAQLKKNKTPMLFIHGDADTFVPFEMLDEVYNATDAPKEKYVVEGAEHAKAYSIDPKGYKEEVNKFLTQYVD